The Gossypium hirsutum isolate 1008001.06 chromosome D02, Gossypium_hirsutum_v2.1, whole genome shotgun sequence region ATACAAGGGTCCTGCAGTAAAAATCCTAGGGCCTCCTCTTGTTCAAATTCAAGGCAAATCCCCCATTCATGAGAATTGGTTGAAGGGTTCAATTCTCATTGTTGCAAGCTGCTTAACTTGGTCTATATTATACATCATGcaggtaaaaataaaaataaaacttaaaaccccAGATTAAAACATACATATACTAAATCACTATGCTTATGATGTTCTAAAATAATTTGTAGGCTTTTACACTGAAACGATATCCAGCACCACTGTCATTAACGACATGGATGAGCTTTGTTGGAGCAGCACAATCAGCTGTTTTCACTGTCATTGTGAACCATAAACCAGCTTCTTGGAAAATGGGGTTCAATATTGACTTCTGGGCTACTTTATATGCTGTAAGAATCCAAAAAAGGgtcatgtttttctttttttaatgtaAAGTTCTAACATTGAATCATGCATGACAGGGAGTGGTGTGTTCTGGTCTGATTATCTTTATTCAACTGTGGTGCACCGAAGTGAAAGGGCCTGTTTTTGTGACCATGTTCAATCCACTTTCAACGTTATTGGTGGCACTTCTTGGGTATTTCGTCCTTGGTGAAAGGCTTTATATGGGCAGCATATTAGGGGGAGCTATTGTGATAATTGGACTGTATTTGGTGCTGTGGGGCAAAGATCGTGACCAGGAAGCTCAAATTGGCACGGCAGAGCTGCCTTACTTGGCTTATGACCACAAAAACGATACTAAAGCACATAAAATCCTTTCAGTTGAAAGGGAAGCACCGCCATCCGAACCTTGAAGACCAGCATATTTTGATAACTAAAAAAATATCCcagaaattatataaaaaaatgggaGAAGATGAGAGCAAAAAAGGGGATAGAAAAAGCTTAGAGGAAACAAGTACATTTATGGATCTTAGATAGTTTTAAATGCATATCTGTAAATTAATGTTCTAAATTGGAGCCTGCCTGCTTCATCTATGTTTCTTTTCTGGTTGAAATATGAAAATCTACCATTGTTTTAATAGCCAGTGTACAAAACTAACACAAACTGTTGACTAACATTTTTGGACAATTAGCATGAATTTGGATACCCCCAGCACTGAAAATTCTCTTCAGATAAGAAAGTTCCAGGCTCAAAGTTCAATATTATGAAGCAAAAGTTACCATTAATGTTCAGATTCCCGGCAATAGCCATTACAGACACAGAATTCAATGGAATCATTTACTATCACCCAACTATCCATTAACCAATGGTTGAATtttcagaattcaaaatatgattaaataagaGTTAAACTTTttcgaaaatatttaaataaggACTTTTCaagtattatatattaaattttaaattattttcttttgaaacaaTATCCGATTCAgctgttatatatttttattctaaaCATATTAACATTTACCTAATTTTTACTACAA contains the following coding sequences:
- the LOC107936225 gene encoding WAT1-related protein At4g08300, whose protein sequence is MADKSGSSYSDMYRRFKPHILMVLSQFGYTFLYIFTEACFNHGMNPHVHITYRHVVAGIVMFPFAYFLERKKRPKLTFALFLEIFVLSILGVSLTLNMYFVSLRYTSPTFLAALVNTIASLTFIIAVVFRLEVVNLRNPRGIAKVIGTFVSLVGVTTMTLYKGPAVKILGPPLVQIQGKSPIHENWLKGSILIVASCLTWSILYIMQAFTLKRYPAPLSLTTWMSFVGAAQSAVFTVIVNHKPASWKMGFNIDFWATLYAGVVCSGLIIFIQLWCTEVKGPVFVTMFNPLSTLLVALLGYFVLGERLYMGSILGGAIVIIGLYLVLWGKDRDQEAQIGTAELPYLAYDHKNDTKAHKILSVEREAPPSEP